In the genome of Rhodamnia argentea isolate NSW1041297 chromosome 3, ASM2092103v1, whole genome shotgun sequence, one region contains:
- the LOC115754975 gene encoding CTP synthase 1 isoform X4 has protein sequence MILCFYLFRFSKVDLDLGNYERFLNIKLTRDNNITTGKIYQSVINRERKGDYLGKTVQVVPHITDAIQEWIERVAVIPVDGKEGPADVCVIELGGTIGDIESMPFIEALGQFSYRVGVGNFCLIHVSLVPVLNVVGEPKTKPTQHSVRGLRGLGLTPNILACRSTMALDENIKAKLSQFCHVPVENIITVHDVPNIWHIPLLLKDQKAHEAILKVLNLLSVAQEPVLKEWSSRAERCDKLQEPVNIAMVGKYTGHCDSYLSIIKALLHASVACSKKLVVDWVPACDLENVTDKENPEAYKAAWKKLKGADGILVPGGFGDRGVQGKILAAKYARENRVPYLGICLGMQTAVIEYARSILGLQDANSTEFDPKTRNPCVIFMPEGSKTHMGGTMRLGSRRTYFHALECVSAKLYGNQRHIDERHRHRYEVNPDMVAHLESAGLSFPGKDETGRRMEIVELPNHPYYVGVQFHPEFKSRPGKPSPLFLGISLPITKWALELDFFFHCRFCCLNLLLNSSATCYPNPYLRSFFVPLHIQNVKDYPIHLQKKSFILNLVTWTFLITNSKWN, from the exons ATGATTCTCTGCTTTTATCTGTTTCGGTTTTCAAAGGTGGACCTGGACCTTGGAAACTACGAGAGATTTCTGAATATCAAGTTGACCCGCGACAATAATATCACCACTGGGAAAATTTACCAG TCAGTTATTAACAGAGAGAGGAAGGGAGATTATCTGGGGAAGACTGTTCAG GTTGTGCCTCATATTACAGATGCCATTCAAGAGTGGATTGAGCGTGTGGCAGTGATACCTGTTGACGGAAAGGAAGGTCCAGCTGATGTATGTGTCATTGAATTGGGTGGAACCATAG GAGATATTGAATCTATGCCGTTTATTGAGGCTCTAGGACAATTTTCATATCGTGTCG GTGTTGGAAACTTTTGCCTGATCCACGTCAGTCTTGTGCCGGTTTTGAATGTCGTTGGTGAACCG AAAACAAAACCAACCCAGCATAGTGTGAGAGGACTACGAGGCCTAGGGTTGACACCAAACATCTTAGCTTGTCGCAGTACgatg GCACTTGATGAGAATATAAAGGCCAAACTCTCACAATTTTGCCATGTTCCG GTTGAAAACATCATCACTGTTCATGATGTTCCAAATATCTGGCACATCCCTTTACTTCTAAAA gaTCAGAAGGCTCACGAGGCAATCTTGAAAGTGCTGAACCTTCTAAG TGTGGCTCAGGAACCTGTTTTAAAAGAGTGGAGTTCTCGAGCTGAACGTTGTGACAAATTGCAAGAGCCT GTCAATATTGCAATGGTTGGGAAATACACGGGCCATTGTGATTCGTATCTTTCCATAATTAAG GCCCTCTTGCATGCTTCTGTTGCTTGCAGTAAAAAACTTGTTGTGGACTGGGTTCCAGCTTGCGACCTTGAAAACGTGACTGATAAAGAG AACCCAGAAGCTTACAAGGCTGCTTGGAAAAAATTAAAG GGTGCAGATGGCATTCTAGTTCCTGGAGGTTTTGGTGACAGAGGAGTGCAAGGGAAGATTCTTGCTGCGAAATATGCCCGAGAAAACAGAGTCCCTTACCTTGGGATTTGTCTGGGAATGCAGACTGCTGTTATTGAATATGCACGATCTATTCTTGGTTTGCAGGATGCTAATAGTACTGAATTTGATCCTAAAACCAGGAATCCCTGTGTGATATTCATGCCTGAG GGCTCTAAAACCCACATGGGAGGCACCATGCGTCTCGGATCTAGGAGAACGTATTTCCACGCATTGGAGTGTGTATCTGCGAAACT TTATGGGAATCAAAGACACATTGATGAGAGACATCGTCATAGATATGAG GTAAATCCTGACATGGTTGCACACCTTGAAAGTGCTGGCCTTTCTTTCCCTGGCAAGGATGAAACCGGTCGGCGCATGGAG ATTGTTGAACTGCCCAATCATCCATATTATGTTGGAGTTCAATTTCATCCTGAATTCAAATCGAGGCCTGGGAAGCCTTCACCTTTATTTTTGGGTATTTCTCTTCCTATTACAAAATGGGCACTTGaacttgatt ttttctttcattGCCGTTTTTGTTGCTTGAATCTTTTGCTGAATTCAAGTGCAACATGTTATCCTAATCCCTATCTTAGAAGTTTCTTTGTTCCTCTCCATATACAAAATGTTAAAGACTATCCTATACACCTGCAAAAAAAGAGTTTCATATTGAACCTAGTTACCTGGACCTTTCTTATCACAAATTCCAAATGGAACTGA
- the LOC115754976 gene encoding major facilitator superfamily domain-containing protein 12-like isoform X2: MDSTMGDDDSYSKSVGRWSVFYYGSGHMLNDITSACWFTYLLLFLMDIGLSPRDAAVVMLSGQVADGLATIFAGELIDRFGHFKVWHLAGSILVAISFSSVFGGCIPCNIFGSHSLTMETIGYSVFAAIFNVGWAATQVSHMSMINCITLDSTSRVVLASCRNAFTMVANLSLYAVAGIVFTTTSSNTHDDIENQYRWIAYLSIAVGCCFVGIFHLGTREPRLKANASAGNHARIPWDYWFKKVLYYQVALVYVLTRLVVNVSQAYLAFYVINDLRMSQSAKALVPAVIYVCSFFVSVVLQEIAWTGRRLKAYYSAGGILWVLCGAVIFLLPRNMSWFVYVLSIFIGVANALMMVTGVSMQSILVGEDLNGCAFVCGSLSFLDKISCGLTLYILQSYQTTSSKSEGDLATDVYASVSRFGLGLVPAFCSLVGVATTYSMNLHPQNLKSTMVPLLE; the protein is encoded by the exons ATGGACAGTACAATGGGGGATGATGATTCTTATTCAAAGTCCGTTGGAAGATGGTCGGTCTTTTATTACGGTTCGGGGCATATGCTTAATGACATCACTTCAGCTTGTTGGTTTACTTACCTCCTACTGTTTTTGATGGACATCGGATTGTCCCCGAG AGATGCAGCAGTCGTTATGCTTTCGGGCCAAGTAGCTGATGGACTTGCAACAATATTTGCTGGCGAACTG ATAGACAGGTTTGGACATTTCAAAGTGTGGCATTTGGCAGGATCCATTTTGGTTGCCATCTCCTTTTCTTCAGTTTTTGGTGGTTGCATACCTTGCAACATCTTTGGTAGCCATTCACTGACAATGGAAACCATTGGCTATAGTGTATTTGCAGCAATCTTCAATGTGGGTTGGGCTGCTACTCAAGTGTCACACAT GTCTATGATTAATTGCATTACGCTGGATTCAACAAGCAGAGTGGTGCTTGCTAGTTGCCGCAATGCTTTCACCATG GTTGCCAACCTGAGTCTATATGCTGTAGCTGGAATAGTCTTCACTACAACGAGTTCAAACACTCATGATGATATTGAAAACCAA TATCGCTGGATAGCATATTTATCGATAGCTGTTGGATGTTGCTTCGTGGGCATATTTCATCTTGGAACTAGAGAGCCACG GTTGAAAGCTAATGCTTCTGCGGGCAACCATGCTAGAATTCCATGGGATTACTGGTTCAAGAAAGTTTTGTACTACCAAGTTGCTCTTGTTTATGTGCTTACAAGATTAGTTGTCAACGTTTCACAG GCATATCTTGCTTTCTATGTCATTAATGATCTGCGGATGTCCCAGTCAGCCAAAGCTCTG GTCCCTGCCGTTATTTATGTTTGCAGCTTCTTTGTATCCGTCGTTCTACAG GAGATAGCTTGGACTGGACGACGACTGAAGGCTTACTATTCTGCTGGAGGCATTCTCTGGGTACTTTGTGGTGCAGTGATATTCCTGTTACCAAGAAATATGAGTTGGTTTGTGTATGTTTTGTCCATATTTATTGGCGTGGCAAATGCTCTCATGATG GTGACTGGGGTAAGCATGCAGAGTATCTTAGTTGGTGAAGATCTAAATGGCTGTGCATTTGTGTGTGGATCCTTGAgctttttggacaaaatttcaTGTGGGCTCACTCTTTATATTCTTCAATCATATCAAA CCACCTCATCAAAAAGTGAGGGAGACCTTGCAACCGATGTCTACGCTTCAGTATCAAGATTTGGTTTGGGACTAGTGCCAGCATTTTGCTCACTTGTTGGAGTGGCTACTACATACAGCATGAATCTCCATCcacaaaatttgaaatctacAATGGTACCTTTGTTGGAGTAA
- the LOC115754975 gene encoding CTP synthase isoform X1 has translation MKYVLVTGGVVSGLGKGVTASSIGVLLKACGLRVTSIKIDPYLNTDAGTMSPFEHGEVFVLDDGGEVDLDLGNYERFLNIKLTRDNNITTGKIYQSVINRERKGDYLGKTVQVVPHITDAIQEWIERVAVIPVDGKEGPADVCVIELGGTIGDIESMPFIEALGQFSYRVGVGNFCLIHVSLVPVLNVVGEPKTKPTQHSVRGLRGLGLTPNILACRSTMALDENIKAKLSQFCHVPVENIITVHDVPNIWHIPLLLKDQKAHEAILKVLNLLSVAQEPVLKEWSSRAERCDKLQEPVNIAMVGKYTGHCDSYLSIIKALLHASVACSKKLVVDWVPACDLENVTDKENPEAYKAAWKKLKGADGILVPGGFGDRGVQGKILAAKYARENRVPYLGICLGMQTAVIEYARSILGLQDANSTEFDPKTRNPCVIFMPEGSKTHMGGTMRLGSRRTYFHALECVSAKLYGNQRHIDERHRHRYEVNPDMVAHLESAGLSFPGKDETGRRMEIVELPNHPYYVGVQFHPEFKSRPGKPSPLFLGISLPITKWALELDFFFHCRFCCLNLLLNSSATCYPNPYLRSFFVPLHIQNVKDYPIHLQKKSFILNLVTWTFLITNSKWN, from the exons atgaaGTACGTGCTGGTCACTGGAGGAGTGGTGAGCGGTCTCGGAAAAGGGGTGACGGCCAGTAGTATCGGCGTGCTTCTCAAGGCCTGTGGACTTCGCGTCACTTCCATCAAGATTG ATCCATACCTCAATACTGATGCTGGGACCATGTCCCCCTTCGAGCATGGGGAAGTTTTTGTCCTAGATGATGGTGGTGAG GTGGACCTGGACCTTGGAAACTACGAGAGATTTCTGAATATCAAGTTGACCCGCGACAATAATATCACCACTGGGAAAATTTACCAG TCAGTTATTAACAGAGAGAGGAAGGGAGATTATCTGGGGAAGACTGTTCAG GTTGTGCCTCATATTACAGATGCCATTCAAGAGTGGATTGAGCGTGTGGCAGTGATACCTGTTGACGGAAAGGAAGGTCCAGCTGATGTATGTGTCATTGAATTGGGTGGAACCATAG GAGATATTGAATCTATGCCGTTTATTGAGGCTCTAGGACAATTTTCATATCGTGTCG GTGTTGGAAACTTTTGCCTGATCCACGTCAGTCTTGTGCCGGTTTTGAATGTCGTTGGTGAACCG AAAACAAAACCAACCCAGCATAGTGTGAGAGGACTACGAGGCCTAGGGTTGACACCAAACATCTTAGCTTGTCGCAGTACgatg GCACTTGATGAGAATATAAAGGCCAAACTCTCACAATTTTGCCATGTTCCG GTTGAAAACATCATCACTGTTCATGATGTTCCAAATATCTGGCACATCCCTTTACTTCTAAAA gaTCAGAAGGCTCACGAGGCAATCTTGAAAGTGCTGAACCTTCTAAG TGTGGCTCAGGAACCTGTTTTAAAAGAGTGGAGTTCTCGAGCTGAACGTTGTGACAAATTGCAAGAGCCT GTCAATATTGCAATGGTTGGGAAATACACGGGCCATTGTGATTCGTATCTTTCCATAATTAAG GCCCTCTTGCATGCTTCTGTTGCTTGCAGTAAAAAACTTGTTGTGGACTGGGTTCCAGCTTGCGACCTTGAAAACGTGACTGATAAAGAG AACCCAGAAGCTTACAAGGCTGCTTGGAAAAAATTAAAG GGTGCAGATGGCATTCTAGTTCCTGGAGGTTTTGGTGACAGAGGAGTGCAAGGGAAGATTCTTGCTGCGAAATATGCCCGAGAAAACAGAGTCCCTTACCTTGGGATTTGTCTGGGAATGCAGACTGCTGTTATTGAATATGCACGATCTATTCTTGGTTTGCAGGATGCTAATAGTACTGAATTTGATCCTAAAACCAGGAATCCCTGTGTGATATTCATGCCTGAG GGCTCTAAAACCCACATGGGAGGCACCATGCGTCTCGGATCTAGGAGAACGTATTTCCACGCATTGGAGTGTGTATCTGCGAAACT TTATGGGAATCAAAGACACATTGATGAGAGACATCGTCATAGATATGAG GTAAATCCTGACATGGTTGCACACCTTGAAAGTGCTGGCCTTTCTTTCCCTGGCAAGGATGAAACCGGTCGGCGCATGGAG ATTGTTGAACTGCCCAATCATCCATATTATGTTGGAGTTCAATTTCATCCTGAATTCAAATCGAGGCCTGGGAAGCCTTCACCTTTATTTTTGGGTATTTCTCTTCCTATTACAAAATGGGCACTTGaacttgatt ttttctttcattGCCGTTTTTGTTGCTTGAATCTTTTGCTGAATTCAAGTGCAACATGTTATCCTAATCCCTATCTTAGAAGTTTCTTTGTTCCTCTCCATATACAAAATGTTAAAGACTATCCTATACACCTGCAAAAAAAGAGTTTCATATTGAACCTAGTTACCTGGACCTTTCTTATCACAAATTCCAAATGGAACTGA
- the LOC115754976 gene encoding major facilitator superfamily domain-containing protein 12-like isoform X1: MKSGATGKARPTNLGQHWGGMGDFWQQRATLSLPYLPFEVRCVCCNLETTRRAEQRGHMHPLSLTIGWWWLVMEVRTSELKQSERDAAVVMLSGQVADGLATIFAGELIDRFGHFKVWHLAGSILVAISFSSVFGGCIPCNIFGSHSLTMETIGYSVFAAIFNVGWAATQVSHMSMINCITLDSTSRVVLASCRNAFTMVANLSLYAVAGIVFTTTSSNTHDDIENQYRWIAYLSIAVGCCFVGIFHLGTREPRLKANASAGNHARIPWDYWFKKVLYYQVALVYVLTRLVVNVSQAYLAFYVINDLRMSQSAKALVPAVIYVCSFFVSVVLQEIAWTGRRLKAYYSAGGILWVLCGAVIFLLPRNMSWFVYVLSIFIGVANALMMVTGVSMQSILVGEDLNGCAFVCGSLSFLDKISCGLTLYILQSYQTTSSKSEGDLATDVYASVSRFGLGLVPAFCSLVGVATTYSMNLHPQNLKSTMVPLLE; this comes from the exons ATGAAATCGGGTGCGACAGGAAAAGCAAGGCCCACGAATCTTGGACAACATTGGGGGGGTATGGGCGACTTTTGGCAACAGAGGGCTACTCTTTCTTTACCTTATCTTCCGTTTGAGGTGCGTTGTGTGTGTTGCAACTTGGAAACGACAAGGCGCGCAGAGCAGAGAGGACATATGCATCCTCTGTCGTTGACGATTGGGTGGTGGTGGCTAGTTATGGAGGTCAGGACAAGCGAATTGAAGCAATCAGAGAG AGATGCAGCAGTCGTTATGCTTTCGGGCCAAGTAGCTGATGGACTTGCAACAATATTTGCTGGCGAACTG ATAGACAGGTTTGGACATTTCAAAGTGTGGCATTTGGCAGGATCCATTTTGGTTGCCATCTCCTTTTCTTCAGTTTTTGGTGGTTGCATACCTTGCAACATCTTTGGTAGCCATTCACTGACAATGGAAACCATTGGCTATAGTGTATTTGCAGCAATCTTCAATGTGGGTTGGGCTGCTACTCAAGTGTCACACAT GTCTATGATTAATTGCATTACGCTGGATTCAACAAGCAGAGTGGTGCTTGCTAGTTGCCGCAATGCTTTCACCATG GTTGCCAACCTGAGTCTATATGCTGTAGCTGGAATAGTCTTCACTACAACGAGTTCAAACACTCATGATGATATTGAAAACCAA TATCGCTGGATAGCATATTTATCGATAGCTGTTGGATGTTGCTTCGTGGGCATATTTCATCTTGGAACTAGAGAGCCACG GTTGAAAGCTAATGCTTCTGCGGGCAACCATGCTAGAATTCCATGGGATTACTGGTTCAAGAAAGTTTTGTACTACCAAGTTGCTCTTGTTTATGTGCTTACAAGATTAGTTGTCAACGTTTCACAG GCATATCTTGCTTTCTATGTCATTAATGATCTGCGGATGTCCCAGTCAGCCAAAGCTCTG GTCCCTGCCGTTATTTATGTTTGCAGCTTCTTTGTATCCGTCGTTCTACAG GAGATAGCTTGGACTGGACGACGACTGAAGGCTTACTATTCTGCTGGAGGCATTCTCTGGGTACTTTGTGGTGCAGTGATATTCCTGTTACCAAGAAATATGAGTTGGTTTGTGTATGTTTTGTCCATATTTATTGGCGTGGCAAATGCTCTCATGATG GTGACTGGGGTAAGCATGCAGAGTATCTTAGTTGGTGAAGATCTAAATGGCTGTGCATTTGTGTGTGGATCCTTGAgctttttggacaaaatttcaTGTGGGCTCACTCTTTATATTCTTCAATCATATCAAA CCACCTCATCAAAAAGTGAGGGAGACCTTGCAACCGATGTCTACGCTTCAGTATCAAGATTTGGTTTGGGACTAGTGCCAGCATTTTGCTCACTTGTTGGAGTGGCTACTACATACAGCATGAATCTCCATCcacaaaatttgaaatctacAATGGTACCTTTGTTGGAGTAA
- the LOC115754975 gene encoding CTP synthase isoform X2 — MKYVLVTGGVVSGLGKGVTASSIGVLLKACGLRVTSIKIDPYLNTDAGTMSPFEHGEVFVLDDGGEVDLDLGNYERFLNIKLTRDNNITTGKIYQSVINRERKGDYLGKTVQVVPHITDAIQEWIERVAVIPVDGKEGPADVCVIELGGTIGDIESMPFIEALGQFSYRVGVGNFCLIHVSLVPVLNVVGEPKTKPTQHSVRGLRGLGLTPNILACRSTMALDENIKAKLSQFCHVPVENIITVHDVPNIWHIPLLLKDQKAHEAILKVLNLLSVAQEPVLKEWSSRAERCDKLQEPVNIAMVGKYTGHCDSYLSIIKALLHASVACSKKLVVDWVPACDLENVTDKENPEAYKAAWKKLKGADGILVPGGFGDRGVQGKILAAKYARENRVPYLGICLGMQTAVIEYARSILGLQDANSTEFDPKTRNPCVIFMPEGSKTHMGGTMRLGSRRTYFHALECVSAKLYGNQRHIDERHRHRYEVNPDMVAHLESAGLSFPGKDETGRRMEIVELPNHPYYVGVQFHPEFKSRPGKPSPLFLGFVAASCGELDVVLQRCGGQEKVSSTYHINGRSRKVFLNSKATNGLLNGVYSICNGVPL, encoded by the exons atgaaGTACGTGCTGGTCACTGGAGGAGTGGTGAGCGGTCTCGGAAAAGGGGTGACGGCCAGTAGTATCGGCGTGCTTCTCAAGGCCTGTGGACTTCGCGTCACTTCCATCAAGATTG ATCCATACCTCAATACTGATGCTGGGACCATGTCCCCCTTCGAGCATGGGGAAGTTTTTGTCCTAGATGATGGTGGTGAG GTGGACCTGGACCTTGGAAACTACGAGAGATTTCTGAATATCAAGTTGACCCGCGACAATAATATCACCACTGGGAAAATTTACCAG TCAGTTATTAACAGAGAGAGGAAGGGAGATTATCTGGGGAAGACTGTTCAG GTTGTGCCTCATATTACAGATGCCATTCAAGAGTGGATTGAGCGTGTGGCAGTGATACCTGTTGACGGAAAGGAAGGTCCAGCTGATGTATGTGTCATTGAATTGGGTGGAACCATAG GAGATATTGAATCTATGCCGTTTATTGAGGCTCTAGGACAATTTTCATATCGTGTCG GTGTTGGAAACTTTTGCCTGATCCACGTCAGTCTTGTGCCGGTTTTGAATGTCGTTGGTGAACCG AAAACAAAACCAACCCAGCATAGTGTGAGAGGACTACGAGGCCTAGGGTTGACACCAAACATCTTAGCTTGTCGCAGTACgatg GCACTTGATGAGAATATAAAGGCCAAACTCTCACAATTTTGCCATGTTCCG GTTGAAAACATCATCACTGTTCATGATGTTCCAAATATCTGGCACATCCCTTTACTTCTAAAA gaTCAGAAGGCTCACGAGGCAATCTTGAAAGTGCTGAACCTTCTAAG TGTGGCTCAGGAACCTGTTTTAAAAGAGTGGAGTTCTCGAGCTGAACGTTGTGACAAATTGCAAGAGCCT GTCAATATTGCAATGGTTGGGAAATACACGGGCCATTGTGATTCGTATCTTTCCATAATTAAG GCCCTCTTGCATGCTTCTGTTGCTTGCAGTAAAAAACTTGTTGTGGACTGGGTTCCAGCTTGCGACCTTGAAAACGTGACTGATAAAGAG AACCCAGAAGCTTACAAGGCTGCTTGGAAAAAATTAAAG GGTGCAGATGGCATTCTAGTTCCTGGAGGTTTTGGTGACAGAGGAGTGCAAGGGAAGATTCTTGCTGCGAAATATGCCCGAGAAAACAGAGTCCCTTACCTTGGGATTTGTCTGGGAATGCAGACTGCTGTTATTGAATATGCACGATCTATTCTTGGTTTGCAGGATGCTAATAGTACTGAATTTGATCCTAAAACCAGGAATCCCTGTGTGATATTCATGCCTGAG GGCTCTAAAACCCACATGGGAGGCACCATGCGTCTCGGATCTAGGAGAACGTATTTCCACGCATTGGAGTGTGTATCTGCGAAACT TTATGGGAATCAAAGACACATTGATGAGAGACATCGTCATAGATATGAG GTAAATCCTGACATGGTTGCACACCTTGAAAGTGCTGGCCTTTCTTTCCCTGGCAAGGATGAAACCGGTCGGCGCATGGAG ATTGTTGAACTGCCCAATCATCCATATTATGTTGGAGTTCAATTTCATCCTGAATTCAAATCGAGGCCTGGGAAGCCTTCACCTTTATTTTTGG GGTTTGTGGCAGCGTCGTGTGGAGAGTTGGATGTAGTTCTACAGCGCTGCGGTGGCCAGGAAAAGGTCTCATCAACTTATCATATCAACGGTCGGTCACGTAAAGTATTCCTGAATAGCAAGGCCACTAATGGCTTGTTGAATGGCGTTTACAGCATTTGCAATGGTGTGCCCTTGTGA
- the LOC115754975 gene encoding CTP synthase isoform X3 gives MKYVLVTGGVVSGLGKGVTASSIGVLLKACGLRVTSIKIDPYLNTDAGTMSPFEHGEVFVLDDGGEVDLDLGNYERFLNIKLTRDNNITTGKIYQSVINRERKGDYLGKTVQVVPHITDAIQEWIERVAVIPVDGKEGPADVCVIELGGTIGDIESMPFIEALGQFSYRVGVGNFCLIHVSLVPVLNVVGEPKTKPTQHSVRGLRGLGLTPNILACRSTMALDENIKAKLSQFCHVPVENIITVHDVPNIWHIPLLLKDQKAHEAILKVLNLLSVAQEPVLKEWSSRAERCDKLQEPVNIAMVGKYTGHCDSYLSIIKALLHASVACSKKLVVDWVPACDLENVTDKENPEAYKAAWKKLKGADGILVPGGFGDRGVQGKILAAKYARENRVPYLGICLGMQTAVIEYARSILGLQDANSTEFDPKTRNPCVIFMPEGSKTHMGGTMRLGSRRTYFHALECVSAKLYGNQRHIDERHRHRYEVNPDMVAHLESAGLSFPGKDETGRRMEGLWQRRVESWM, from the exons atgaaGTACGTGCTGGTCACTGGAGGAGTGGTGAGCGGTCTCGGAAAAGGGGTGACGGCCAGTAGTATCGGCGTGCTTCTCAAGGCCTGTGGACTTCGCGTCACTTCCATCAAGATTG ATCCATACCTCAATACTGATGCTGGGACCATGTCCCCCTTCGAGCATGGGGAAGTTTTTGTCCTAGATGATGGTGGTGAG GTGGACCTGGACCTTGGAAACTACGAGAGATTTCTGAATATCAAGTTGACCCGCGACAATAATATCACCACTGGGAAAATTTACCAG TCAGTTATTAACAGAGAGAGGAAGGGAGATTATCTGGGGAAGACTGTTCAG GTTGTGCCTCATATTACAGATGCCATTCAAGAGTGGATTGAGCGTGTGGCAGTGATACCTGTTGACGGAAAGGAAGGTCCAGCTGATGTATGTGTCATTGAATTGGGTGGAACCATAG GAGATATTGAATCTATGCCGTTTATTGAGGCTCTAGGACAATTTTCATATCGTGTCG GTGTTGGAAACTTTTGCCTGATCCACGTCAGTCTTGTGCCGGTTTTGAATGTCGTTGGTGAACCG AAAACAAAACCAACCCAGCATAGTGTGAGAGGACTACGAGGCCTAGGGTTGACACCAAACATCTTAGCTTGTCGCAGTACgatg GCACTTGATGAGAATATAAAGGCCAAACTCTCACAATTTTGCCATGTTCCG GTTGAAAACATCATCACTGTTCATGATGTTCCAAATATCTGGCACATCCCTTTACTTCTAAAA gaTCAGAAGGCTCACGAGGCAATCTTGAAAGTGCTGAACCTTCTAAG TGTGGCTCAGGAACCTGTTTTAAAAGAGTGGAGTTCTCGAGCTGAACGTTGTGACAAATTGCAAGAGCCT GTCAATATTGCAATGGTTGGGAAATACACGGGCCATTGTGATTCGTATCTTTCCATAATTAAG GCCCTCTTGCATGCTTCTGTTGCTTGCAGTAAAAAACTTGTTGTGGACTGGGTTCCAGCTTGCGACCTTGAAAACGTGACTGATAAAGAG AACCCAGAAGCTTACAAGGCTGCTTGGAAAAAATTAAAG GGTGCAGATGGCATTCTAGTTCCTGGAGGTTTTGGTGACAGAGGAGTGCAAGGGAAGATTCTTGCTGCGAAATATGCCCGAGAAAACAGAGTCCCTTACCTTGGGATTTGTCTGGGAATGCAGACTGCTGTTATTGAATATGCACGATCTATTCTTGGTTTGCAGGATGCTAATAGTACTGAATTTGATCCTAAAACCAGGAATCCCTGTGTGATATTCATGCCTGAG GGCTCTAAAACCCACATGGGAGGCACCATGCGTCTCGGATCTAGGAGAACGTATTTCCACGCATTGGAGTGTGTATCTGCGAAACT TTATGGGAATCAAAGACACATTGATGAGAGACATCGTCATAGATATGAG GTAAATCCTGACATGGTTGCACACCTTGAAAGTGCTGGCCTTTCTTTCCCTGGCAAGGATGAAACCGGTCGGCGCATGGAG GGTTTGTGGCAGCGTCGTGTGGAGAGTTGGATGTAG